The genomic DNA TGACGTCCGTGAATCGAGGAAAGCCCTGTTCCGCCAGTGCCTGTCGAACCGCCGTGACATGCAGTACATGCAAGCGCACCGTTGGTCCATGTAGGAGATACATAGTTATTGGTGCCGCCAGCTGGTGCTGCGTTGGAGTGACACCATACAGTCGAGCAAGTTCCGTTCGTCCAGGCGTAGCCCTTGTCAGCTGTCTGGGCTGTACCTGGAGCATAAGCAGGTGTTACTGCCCCGACAAACGGGTTATTGTACATAGAGCGATACTTGAAGCTGGTGGCAGCGTCGTCACCATACTTTACATTGCTTCTCCATACTGTGGAGTTGTTGGAGAATACAACGTTTGCAGCTTGAGTTGTCGAAACAGCACCACCGGCATGTGCAGCACCAGTGAGAGGCGATACAGGCTTGGTTGCGTGGCATTGATCGCATGCATAGTTGTAATAGGTTCCAGCATTGCCTGCGTGACGCTGGTGGGCACCGACGAATCCGCCGGCCTGAATACCTGCGCCCTGGTTAGAGTGGCAGGAATCGCACTTGAGTGTCCCGTTGGCTCCCCATACAGGGGCTGTGCCTGTACCGTGACAATAGGTGTTTGAACAGGATCTCGCCACATTGTTGTACGAACCAGAGATAGTCGCAAATGGAAGCAACTTGAAACGTGCATCTACAGTCATGTCAACGTGGTCGGTAGAACCTGTGGCGATCGTCGTTCCTGTTGTGGTTGTCTTATAGTGACAGTTCACGCAGTCAGCCGCGCTTTTAACGTGTGCAGCATGGCTGTTTGCTGTCAGCGAACCGGCTGCGCCACTTGCATAGTTAGGAGACCCGTAGGTTGCTGCCGAACCGTGGCATCCGTCGCAACCAAGGGTTGAAGCGGAGAACCAGTTATCGGTTGCCATGGACTTGAATGTACCTTTGCCGTTGCTATGGCAGTAGAGGTTTGCGCAGACACCGGTTGAGCTTACATAGTTAGCCGAGCCGCGGGCCTTGGCGCCTGAATAGTCGTTCAGCTTGTTAGCGTGCTTGCTACGGTCAACCCATGCACCTGCAACAGAACGAACCGCGGAGTGACATTCACCGCAGCTAAGGCCCGTACCGATAGCCGGATTGAATGTTGTGCTGACGTGAACTGAATGCTTACCGGAGAGCAGGTTTGAACCACTGGTGGATTGATGACAACCAGAACATCCAAGGCTTGTAGCAGACCCCCACCATGTCTTGCTGCCTGTAAGGTTGCGGAATACCATTGCAGTACCAGGCTGGCCGCCGTCCTGTGCGTTACTGTGACAGTAGACGTTCTGGCAGGTGCGGGTTGTATCAAGACCAGGAGCATGTCCGGTAGAAGGATACGAGCCACCCCATGTTGCGGTGAAACCTACGTCTACTTTATTGTTCACGTGATTGGCAACATTGCTTACCGTTGTATTATCGCTAACAGTGGCATTATGGCAATCTACGCAGCCATAGTTATAATAGGTATTTGCCGTTGCGTAGTCAGTCCCACGTGCATGCTTGGTGTGCCTACCAGTTGACATTAGCCTGAACTTGCCGTTGACTGCGCTGGTCCCACCATGGCAACCCGTACAGTTTGAAGGCATTGCGCCACCCCAGCGAGGAGTTGACATAACGCGGAACGTGCCGCTAGCTGCCGTACCGTAGCTATGACAATAAATATTAGTACATGTCGCTGCTCTGGTTCCAGGAGTAAGTGCAGTTTTACCAGTTGAAGCATTAACACCGTTATAAGTACCATTTACAGCTGTCGAGGTATTGCTGTACTTAACGGTTACAAGGCGGTCAACGTGATCTGCGAGACTTACAACCGCATTTGTGCCGTTGACAGTTGCTGCATGACACTTGTAACAAGCATAGGGAGTAGCAATTGTGGCATTCACGTGCTTTCCGTGAGTGCCTGTTGACAGAGTAGTGCCTGTTATGTGACAGCTGCTGCAGTTGAGATTCGTGCCCCACTGCGGCGTCGTCTGCACAGTAAACGTTGAGTTATTAGTACCATTGCTGTGACAGTAGAGGTTAGCACAGTTGCCAAGCAGCCTGGAACCACTCTGACTCGGGAGGTAATTAAGACCTGTCCCCGAATAGGAGCCCTCAGCAAGCTTTACCTTAATACCGCGATTGCCAGCACTAGTTGCGTGCTGAAATGTCGGAGACGAAGAATAGTCAGGGTGACACTTATTGCAGCCATTAGTTGCAAACGTGTAATATGAGTCATGCTTAGTGTGGCCGGTCGATGTTCCCGGAGAGGCATGACACTCGGAACAACTAGCAGTTGAGGAGAAATTTGCAGCACCCCAAGTGCGGGTCCCAGACTCAAAGTGGCAACTTACATCACTACATGAGCCGAGCACAGGAATTGAAGTCTGATTTTTAAAGGTTGCAATTCCGTCATACCTAGCAGCACCCTTTGGCGATGCATTAATATTAGATTGAAAGGAAATTTTCCCGTCCTGATGACTATGCGAATTATCCGTCATATTATGACAGCTATTACACACAGTCAAAGCGGGGTTTGCAATCTGCACATGCCTCTGATGGTTACCCTGAAACGCTCCTGTATTGGGGTCCCTTGTCGCACCATCCAAAGGGGGGTTGCCGTGACACGAGCCACATGTCAAAGCGTACTGAGGCTCTGCACCGACGATGCCTACACCTGACACAAACACCAAAGATGTCAGTGTGAGCAGCGCTAGCAAGCCTGCCATTCCGTAACGTCTTCCCATAGATTTTCTCCTTTTAGCAATTTTTCTCATATATTTTTCGTGACCACCTGGTCATATAACTGCAAGTTCGCGTTTTAACCGCGGAAACTATATTAACCCATTATTACATTACTTAATTAAGCCGCCTGTAATTACTTGGGTTTCCCCCACTAAAGATGAAAATTACGACTTCAATTTTCAAAAAAAGAACTCAGATGCATAGATACTATGCAAGGTAGGAACCAATTTTAACCTTTACCTTAAAGTTCTATCGCCAAATCATGCTCCACCTTTAGCATTATTTTATGCCGCAAATTCGAGCACATTGACTATCCTCGGCGGCAAAATCGCGTTAATTAGATAATTGATCAATAGATTAGGGATTTCTGGTGTGTTCAATATGGGGGCATTAATAGATTTTTAGTACAACGATTCGACAATGGATTTTTGAAGCATTAACCCGAAGCGGACGGACAACTAACCAAGCAACAAATAAAAAAGGGGATGGTCAAATAACCATCCCCTTTAAAACTACTTAGAAACGTTACCTATCTTTGCTCCAACGCGGAGTTGGCTGATAATGGCAACTAACGTTCATACATGATCCGGTTTTATTAGCAGGAGGTGCCACCAATTTCGCTCCTGAGTAGATGATCTGCAATGAGTTATTGAACTTGGAAGCCGAATCAATGGCAATTGTAATAGCGTCTACTTTTGCAAGGTCACCGTTCATTGTGTGAGATTTTGGATCCTTTGTATCTCCTGCAGAGTGACATGAAGCGCAACGTGACCAGCCATCTTTTGGACGAGCAAAGTCTGGCACATGGTTCATATGTGCACCACCGCCACCAGAATAGTCTTCAAACCTAGCGCTTGAGAAGTTACCAGAGAAACCATAAGTTGTCTTGTAGGTTGTAGCATAAAGTGGATCAGTGTTCGACATCTTAACTGATGACTTTGGAATCGGCGGATAGCCATGACAACTATCACACTCACCGTTAACTGCAGCAAATGCACCCTTAGGAGTATTATGCAGATGGCAGCTTAAGCATGCTTTGGTGTTGTTGTGAGTCTGACCGGTAGCACCGGCGCGATAGAATTTAGTTTGAGTATGACACACCTGACAGAGGCCTCTACCATCAGCGGAAATGAAGCTCTCGACTAAAGCATTATCATTATAAGTTATCGGCCTAGAGGTGCTGTTA from Geoanaerobacter pelophilus includes the following:
- a CDS encoding CxxxxCH/CxxCH domain c-type cytochrome — translated: MNATIATPYACYKCHAATVNGTNAVVSLADHVDRLVTVKYSNTSTAVNGTYNGVNASTGKTALTPGTRAATCTNIYCHSYGTAASGTFRVMSTPRWGGAMPSNCTGCHGGTSAVNGKFRLMSTGRHTKHARGTDYATANTYYNYGCVDCHNATVSDNTTVSNVANHVNNKVDVGFTATWGGSYPSTGHAPGLDTTRTCQNVYCHSNAQDGGQPGTAMVFRNLTGSKTWWGSATSLGCSGCHQSTSGSNLLSGKHSVHVSTTFNPAIGTGLSCGECHSAVRSVAGAWVDRSKHANKLNDYSGAKARGSANYVSSTGVCANLYCHSNGKGTFKSMATDNWFSASTLGCDGCHGSAATYGSPNYASGAAGSLTANSHAAHVKSAADCVNCHYKTTTTGTTIATGSTDHVDMTVDARFKLLPFATISGSYNNVARSCSNTYCHGTGTAPVWGANGTLKCDSCHSNQGAGIQAGGFVGAHQRHAGNAGTYYNYACDQCHATKPVSPLTGAAHAGGAVSTTQAANVVFSNNSTVWRSNVKYGDDAATSFKYRSMYNNPFVGAVTPAYAPGTAQTADKGYAWTNGTCSTVWCHSNAAPAGGTNNYVSPTWTNGALACTACHGGSTGTGGTGLSSIHGRHVSGGTGFAYTCDKCHANTVAAGSNGTLNATTGLATHVNAVKDVNYDAFNTGAGYASQQCSNVYCHSNGKGTFVAPAALRWTTAADGACGTCHSLAATFASNNTHFAHFSSSNGPKLSKTATVGCVECHTYTAENGATHIDKSFNVLTTGNCTTNCHKQIASGAAVAAWSTGAVACRSCHVTTASVISGTTAPLMNNFSSYGHGAGNIGTGKSGNACTDCHDANSSHITGTLGDSNRLKPSFGTGMNKNDNTSCTVCHNTTTVGTAARNLPGHYVAADGKSALGCRNCHNPHGSGTNSHMITNQIAFFSTTTQSISFTGTEFVNLVTNRGLCQVCHRATKYYRAGVAETVHFTTNCLQCHTHAGGGVAAFAASACDSCHGYPPVARNVGYSIKSNIGRLNNYTGAKFEDYSGGGGAHSVAAHVSPTAKPGDGFNACATCHNLGSSAHNGTTPVKSNIANVSVKLTQTKQFKSGTLSIYSSAKFVTPPNNKSGTCFNLNCHIGKSLKWSTEK